From Rhodopseudomonas palustris, a single genomic window includes:
- a CDS encoding IS110 family transposase — translation MTASSSSDNIFIGIDVGGASLDVAWHRGGRAHYANRPDAISELVQRLGAGPQLTRIAVEPTGGYEKPLVKALRQAGLPVEIVHTSRFAAYRTLIGQNAKSDTSDARLLAAYAASPDEIRGRKPDHVELEENPVREALHECASRRDQLKQMIHAESCRLATTRLAEIRQAIEQHLDMLRAEDKSLQQRMQTLLRQSADLVAAQRLLTTIKGIGVTSAMTLIAMVPELGRVDNKAAAALVGVAPFVRQSGTMTAPARIRGGRAAVRHILYMAAVAASRHNKILRPFYERLIADGKPVKVALIAVLRRLVVFANAVLRSGQPWKGASLT, via the coding sequence ATGACAGCCTCCTCTTCGTCGGACAACATCTTCATCGGCATCGACGTCGGCGGCGCGAGCCTCGACGTGGCATGGCATCGAGGCGGTCGCGCTCATTACGCGAACCGCCCGGACGCGATCTCAGAGCTGGTTCAGCGTCTTGGCGCCGGGCCGCAGTTGACGCGGATCGCGGTCGAACCGACCGGCGGCTATGAGAAGCCGCTGGTCAAGGCGCTGCGCCAAGCGGGTCTGCCGGTCGAGATCGTGCACACGTCGCGGTTCGCAGCCTATCGCACGCTGATCGGCCAGAACGCCAAATCGGATACGTCGGACGCGCGCCTGCTCGCGGCATATGCGGCGAGCCCCGACGAAATCCGAGGCCGCAAGCCCGATCACGTCGAACTCGAGGAAAATCCGGTCCGGGAGGCGCTTCATGAATGCGCCAGCCGCCGCGACCAGCTCAAACAGATGATCCACGCCGAGAGTTGCCGGCTGGCGACGACGCGGCTCGCCGAGATCCGGCAGGCGATCGAGCAGCACCTCGACATGCTTCGGGCCGAAGACAAATCACTCCAGCAGAGGATGCAGACCCTGCTCCGCCAGAGCGCCGACCTGGTCGCGGCCCAACGCCTGCTCACCACCATCAAAGGCATCGGCGTCACCTCGGCGATGACCCTGATCGCCATGGTGCCCGAGCTCGGCCGCGTCGACAACAAGGCCGCCGCAGCGCTGGTCGGCGTGGCGCCGTTCGTTCGCCAAAGCGGTACGATGACCGCTCCGGCCCGCATCCGCGGCGGCCGTGCGGCCGTCCGACACATCCTCTACATGGCGGCCGTCGCCGCCAGCCGGCACAATAAAATCCTGCGACCGTTCTACGAACGCCTGATCGCCGACGGCAAGCCAGTGAAGGTTGCACTCATCGCTGTGCTCCGCCGGCTCGTCGTGTTCGCCAATGCTGTTCTGAGGTCCGGACAGCCCTGGAAAGGCGCATCACTGACTTGA
- a CDS encoding cobalamin-independent methionine synthase II family protein, whose protein sequence is MTQRTKPPFRADEVGSLLRPQKIKEARAKLEKGEITAANLREIEDMEIEKVVHKQSAIGLKLATDGEFRRSWWHFDFLSHLTGCELYHPDTGIQFAGVQTRNDSIRVIGKLDFPDDHPMLDHFRFLKKHADIAHVTPKMTIPSPAVLHFRGGRKAISSEVYPDLDGFFQDLAKTYRKAVKAFYDAGCRYLQFDDTVWAYLCSQDELQKARDRGDNPDNLQQIYARVINYAIADRPADMVITTHVCRGNFRSTWISSGGYEPVAETLLGGINYDGYFLEYDSERAGGFEPLRFLPKGNKVVVVGVITSKFGELESKDAIKRRLEEASKFVPLDQLALSPQCGFASTEEGNILSEQEQWDKLRLAVEVAQEVWGK, encoded by the coding sequence ATGACGCAAAGGACAAAGCCACCGTTCCGCGCCGACGAGGTCGGCAGCCTGCTGCGGCCTCAGAAGATCAAGGAAGCCCGCGCCAAGCTGGAGAAGGGCGAGATCACCGCGGCCAACTTACGCGAAATCGAGGACATGGAGATCGAGAAGGTCGTCCATAAGCAGTCGGCGATCGGCCTGAAGCTCGCCACCGACGGCGAGTTCCGTCGCTCGTGGTGGCACTTCGACTTCCTGAGCCATCTCACCGGCTGCGAGCTCTACCATCCCGACACCGGCATTCAGTTCGCCGGCGTGCAGACCCGCAACGATTCGATCCGGGTGATCGGCAAGCTCGACTTCCCCGACGATCATCCGATGCTCGATCACTTCCGCTTCCTGAAGAAGCACGCCGATATTGCACATGTGACGCCGAAGATGACGATTCCGTCGCCGGCCGTGCTGCACTTCCGCGGCGGCCGCAAGGCTATCTCCAGCGAGGTCTATCCGGATCTCGACGGCTTCTTCCAGGATCTCGCCAAGACTTATCGCAAGGCGGTGAAGGCATTCTACGACGCCGGCTGCCGCTATCTGCAGTTCGACGACACCGTGTGGGCGTATCTGTGCTCGCAGGACGAATTACAGAAGGCGCGCGACCGCGGCGACAATCCGGACAATCTGCAGCAGATCTATGCGCGAGTGATCAATTACGCGATCGCCGATCGTCCGGCCGACATGGTGATCACCACCCACGTCTGCCGCGGCAACTTCCGTTCGACCTGGATTTCGTCCGGCGGCTACGAGCCGGTCGCCGAGACGCTGCTCGGCGGCATCAATTACGACGGCTATTTCCTGGAATACGATTCCGAGCGCGCCGGTGGCTTTGAGCCGCTGCGGTTCCTGCCCAAGGGCAACAAGGTTGTGGTGGTCGGGGTCATCACCTCGAAGTTCGGCGAACTGGAGAGCAAGGACGCGATCAAGCGCCGGCTCGAAGAGGCGTCGAAATTCGTGCCGCTCGACCAGCTCGCGCTGTCGCCGCAGTGCGGCTTCGCCTCGACCGAAGAGGGCAACATCCTGTCCGAGCAGGAGCAGTGGGACAAGCTGCGCCTCGCGGTGGAAGTGGCGCAGGAAGTCTGGGGAAAGTAA
- a CDS encoding ABC transporter ATP-binding protein: MSDLLTIDKLRAGYGEAVVIPQMSLRLTEGEVLALLGRNGTGKTTLINSIVGVTRRFSGTIAVGGVDVTALRPDQRARAGIGWVPQERNIFKSLTVEENLTAVAQPGPWTVARVYEMFPRLEERRSNFGNQLSGGEQQMLAIGRALTLNPKVLLLDEPTEGLAPIIVDELLTALGTITRSGGICSIIVEQNARKILQLADRVVILERGAIVHDAASAALKDDAATLERYLGVSGGAKS; the protein is encoded by the coding sequence ATGTCTGACTTGCTGACGATCGACAAGCTCCGCGCCGGCTACGGCGAGGCGGTGGTGATCCCCCAGATGTCGCTGCGCCTCACCGAAGGCGAGGTGCTGGCGCTGCTCGGCCGCAACGGCACCGGCAAGACCACGCTGATCAACTCGATCGTCGGCGTTACCCGCCGGTTCTCCGGCACGATCGCGGTCGGCGGCGTCGATGTCACCGCACTGCGGCCTGATCAGCGGGCGCGTGCCGGTATCGGCTGGGTGCCGCAGGAGCGCAACATCTTCAAGTCGCTCACCGTCGAGGAGAACTTGACTGCGGTAGCGCAGCCGGGACCGTGGACGGTGGCGCGGGTGTACGAGATGTTTCCGCGGCTCGAGGAGCGGCGCAGCAATTTCGGCAACCAGCTCTCCGGCGGCGAACAGCAGATGCTGGCGATCGGCCGCGCGCTGACCCTCAATCCCAAGGTGCTGCTGCTCGACGAGCCGACCGAGGGGCTGGCGCCGATCATCGTTGACGAATTGCTAACCGCGCTCGGCACCATCACCCGCTCCGGCGGCATCTGCTCGATCATCGTCGAGCAGAACGCGCGAAAAATCCTCCAGCTCGCCGATCGGGTTGTGATATTGGAACGCGGCGCGATCGTGCATGATGCGGCGAGCGCGGCGCTGAAGGACGATGCCGCGACGTTGGAGCGCTATCTGGGCGTCTCCGGCGGAGCCAAGAGCTGA
- a CDS encoding ABC transporter ATP-binding protein, whose protein sequence is MTFALQTIGLEKHFGGLNVTRNLSLSVEAGARHALIGPNGAGKTTVINQLTGVLKPNGGRILLEGNDITHMPVHKRVLRGLSRTFQINQLYADLTPLETIGLAVSERSGHGGDWWRRMGTRADINAEIADNLERFKLLDVMNEPTGTLPYGKQRLLEIAVAIATKPRVLLLDEPAAGVPESERHDILAAVAGLPREVTVLLIEHDMDLVFSFADRISVLVSGALLTEGTPEEVARDPQVKAVYLGEDAHV, encoded by the coding sequence ATGACGTTTGCGCTGCAGACCATCGGTCTGGAAAAGCACTTCGGCGGGCTCAATGTCACCCGCAATCTCTCGCTGAGCGTCGAAGCCGGCGCACGCCACGCGTTGATCGGTCCGAACGGCGCCGGCAAGACCACGGTGATCAACCAGCTCACCGGTGTGCTCAAGCCGAACGGCGGCCGCATCCTGCTCGAAGGCAACGACATCACCCACATGCCGGTCCACAAGCGGGTGCTGCGCGGGTTGTCGCGTACTTTCCAGATCAATCAGCTCTATGCCGACCTGACGCCGCTCGAGACCATCGGTCTTGCGGTGTCGGAACGCTCCGGTCATGGCGGCGACTGGTGGCGGCGGATGGGCACCCGCGCCGACATCAATGCCGAGATCGCCGATAACCTCGAGCGCTTCAAGCTGCTCGACGTGATGAACGAGCCGACCGGCACGCTGCCCTATGGCAAGCAGCGCCTCTTGGAGATCGCGGTGGCGATCGCCACCAAGCCGCGCGTGCTGCTGCTCGACGAGCCGGCCGCCGGCGTGCCGGAGAGCGAGCGCCATGACATTCTCGCCGCGGTCGCCGGCCTGCCGCGCGAGGTGACGGTGCTGCTGATCGAGCACGACATGGACCTGGTGTTTTCGTTCGCCGACCGCATCTCGGTGCTGGTCTCCGGTGCGCTGCTGACAGAAGGTACGCCGGAAGAGGTGGCGCGCGACCCGCAGGTCAAGGCGGTGTATCTCGGCGAGGATGCCCATGTTTGA
- a CDS encoding branched-chain amino acid ABC transporter permease has translation MTMSTPPEIVGFHARRTARWHWAEFVFWAVLIGCGLLFPSRYLIMTEIVRLGLFALSLDLILGYAGIVSLGHAAFFGVGAYCAGLLALHGIVGEPVLALLVAGLVAAVLGFATSFLVIRGVDLTRLMVTLGIALLLEALAERFSDITGGTDGLQGIVMQPLLGIFEFDIFGKVGFWYTVAVLFVLFLLARRVVHSPFGLSLRAIRNNPLRASAVGIPVNTRLVAIYTFAAFYAGIAGALFTQTTQLASLDVFSFERSADLILVLVLGGTGYLYGGLIGAVVFKLLQETFSILTPQYWLFWIGLVLVVIVMIGRERLHRWVLFLPRAVMRALRGRNTNAGAAE, from the coding sequence ATGACCATGTCGACTCCTCCCGAAATCGTCGGCTTCCACGCCCGCCGCACCGCACGCTGGCACTGGGCCGAATTCGTGTTCTGGGCCGTTCTGATCGGCTGCGGCCTGCTGTTTCCGTCGCGCTATCTGATCATGACCGAGATCGTCCGGCTCGGCCTGTTCGCGCTGTCGCTCGATCTGATCCTCGGCTATGCCGGCATCGTCTCGCTCGGCCACGCCGCGTTCTTCGGCGTCGGCGCTTATTGTGCCGGCCTGCTGGCGCTGCATGGCATCGTCGGCGAGCCAGTGCTGGCGCTGCTGGTCGCCGGTCTCGTCGCTGCGGTGCTCGGCTTCGCCACCAGCTTCCTCGTGATCCGCGGCGTTGACCTCACCCGGCTGATGGTGACGCTCGGCATCGCGCTGCTGCTCGAAGCGCTGGCGGAGCGGTTCTCCGACATCACCGGCGGCACCGACGGCCTGCAGGGCATCGTGATGCAACCGCTGCTCGGCATCTTCGAGTTCGACATCTTCGGCAAGGTCGGGTTCTGGTACACCGTCGCGGTACTGTTCGTGCTGTTCCTGCTGGCGCGCCGGGTGGTGCATTCGCCGTTCGGCCTGTCGTTGCGCGCAATCCGCAACAATCCACTGCGGGCCTCGGCGGTGGGCATCCCGGTCAACACCCGTCTGGTCGCGATCTACACCTTCGCGGCGTTCTACGCCGGCATCGCCGGCGCGCTGTTTACCCAGACCACCCAGCTCGCCTCGCTGGACGTGTTTTCGTTCGAACGCTCGGCCGATCTGATCCTGGTGCTGGTGCTGGGCGGCACCGGCTATCTGTACGGCGGGCTGATCGGCGCGGTGGTGTTCAAGTTGCTTCAGGAGACGTTCTCGATCCTCACGCCGCAATATTGGCTGTTCTGGATCGGCCTGGTGCTGGTAGTGATCGTGATGATCGGCCGCGAGCGGCTGCATCGCTGGGTGCTTTTCCTGCCGCGTGCGGTGATGCGCGCGCTGCGGGGGCGCAACACCAATGCGGGGGCCGCCGAATGA
- a CDS encoding branched-chain amino acid ABC transporter permease has translation MTLLTILFDGVAYGMLLFVLACGLAVTLGLMNFVNLAHGAFAMAGGYVCAVLVNQAGWPFLAALPLAFLASAAIGAVLERLLYRHLYARSHLDQVLFSVGLVFMSVAAVDYIMGSSRVFMQLPEALQGQIDLFGVGIGRYRLMIIVICGLLTVGLQLTLAKTRFGSRLRAAVDDPRVASGLGINVPQVFALTFAFGCGLAGFGGALSAEILGLDPYFPLKFMIYFLIVVTVGGSSSITGPFLASLLLGIGDVAGKYYLPKLGPFVIYTIMIVILIWRPNGLFGRTAAR, from the coding sequence ATGACCCTGCTCACCATTCTTTTCGACGGTGTCGCCTACGGCATGTTGCTGTTCGTGCTCGCGTGCGGGCTTGCGGTGACGCTCGGGCTGATGAATTTCGTCAATCTCGCGCACGGCGCATTCGCGATGGCCGGCGGCTATGTCTGCGCCGTGCTGGTCAATCAGGCCGGCTGGCCGTTCCTCGCCGCGCTGCCGCTCGCCTTCCTCGCCAGCGCAGCGATCGGCGCGGTGCTGGAGCGGCTGCTGTACCGGCACCTCTACGCCCGGTCGCATCTCGACCAGGTGCTGTTCAGCGTCGGGCTGGTGTTCATGTCGGTCGCCGCGGTCGATTACATCATGGGCTCGTCGCGGGTGTTCATGCAGTTGCCGGAAGCGCTGCAGGGCCAGATCGACCTGTTCGGCGTCGGCATCGGCCGCTACCGACTGATGATCATCGTGATCTGCGGTCTCCTGACCGTCGGCCTGCAACTGACCCTGGCGAAGACGCGGTTCGGCAGCCGGCTGCGCGCCGCGGTCGATGATCCGCGCGTCGCATCCGGCCTCGGCATCAACGTGCCGCAGGTATTCGCGCTGACCTTCGCGTTCGGCTGCGGGCTGGCCGGCTTCGGCGGCGCGCTGAGCGCCGAGATCCTCGGGCTCGATCCGTACTTTCCGCTGAAGTTCATGATCTACTTCCTGATCGTGGTCACGGTCGGCGGCTCGTCGTCGATCACCGGGCCATTCCTCGCCTCGCTGCTGCTCGGCATCGGCGACGTCGCCGGCAAATACTATCTGCCCAAGCTCGGTCCGTTCGTGATCTACACCATCATGATCGTGATCCTGATCTGGCGACCCAACGGCCTGTTCGGCCGCACCGCGGCGCGCTGA
- a CDS encoding ABC transporter substrate-binding protein, which yields MRIRRRMLIQAACIAVAVAAPMTVAGAQETVKIGLILPMTSGQASTGKQIDNAIKLYIKQNGDTVAGKKIEVILKDDAAVPDNTKRFAQELIVNDKVSVIAGFGITPAALAAAPLATQAKVPEVVMAAGTSIITERSPYIVRTSFTLPQSSTVIGDWAAKNGIKKVVTLTSDYAPGNDALAAFKQHFTAGGGQIVEEVKVPLANPDFAPFLQRAKDSKPDAMFVFVPAGQGGNFMKQFAERGLDKSGIKVIGPGDVMDDDLLNSMGDAAIGVVTAHIYSAAHPSEKNKAFVAAYKKEFGQRPGFMAVGGYDGIHLIYEALKKTGGKADGDSLVAAMKGMAWESPRGPISIDPDTRDIVQNVYIRKVEKVDGELYNVEFDKVDAVKDPGKTKK from the coding sequence ATGCGGATACGCAGAAGAATGCTGATCCAGGCCGCCTGCATCGCTGTGGCGGTCGCGGCGCCGATGACGGTGGCGGGCGCCCAGGAGACCGTGAAGATCGGCCTGATCTTGCCGATGACCAGCGGGCAGGCCTCGACCGGCAAGCAGATCGACAACGCCATCAAGCTGTACATCAAGCAGAACGGCGACACCGTCGCCGGCAAGAAGATCGAAGTGATCCTGAAAGACGACGCCGCGGTCCCCGACAACACCAAGCGGTTCGCGCAGGAACTGATCGTCAACGACAAGGTGAGCGTGATTGCCGGCTTCGGCATCACCCCGGCGGCGTTGGCCGCGGCGCCGCTGGCGACCCAGGCGAAGGTGCCCGAAGTGGTGATGGCGGCCGGCACCTCGATCATTACCGAGCGTTCGCCCTACATCGTGCGCACCTCGTTCACTCTGCCGCAGTCCTCCACCGTGATCGGCGACTGGGCGGCGAAGAACGGCATCAAGAAAGTGGTGACGCTGACCTCCGACTACGCGCCCGGCAACGACGCGCTGGCGGCGTTCAAGCAGCACTTCACCGCCGGCGGCGGCCAGATCGTCGAGGAGGTCAAGGTGCCGCTGGCGAACCCGGACTTCGCCCCGTTCCTGCAGCGCGCCAAGGACTCCAAGCCGGATGCGATGTTCGTGTTCGTGCCGGCCGGGCAGGGCGGCAACTTCATGAAGCAGTTCGCCGAGCGCGGCCTCGACAAATCCGGCATCAAGGTGATCGGTCCCGGCGACGTGATGGATGACGACCTGTTGAACAGCATGGGCGATGCCGCGATCGGCGTGGTCACCGCGCACATCTATTCGGCGGCGCATCCGTCCGAGAAGAACAAGGCGTTCGTCGCCGCCTACAAGAAGGAATTCGGCCAGCGTCCCGGCTTCATGGCGGTCGGCGGCTATGACGGCATCCACCTGATCTACGAAGCGCTGAAGAAGACCGGCGGCAAGGCCGACGGCGATTCGCTTGTAGCCGCGATGAAGGGTATGGCCTGGGAGAGCCCGCGCGGCCCGATCTCGATCGATCCCGACACCCGTGACATCGTCCAGAACGTCTACATCCGCAAGGTCGAGAAGGTCGACGGCGAGCTCTACAACGTCGAGTTCGACAAGGTCGACGCGGTGAAGGATCCGGGCAAGACGAAGAAGTAA
- the purU gene encoding formyltetrahydrofolate deformylase, translating into MPHHQYVLTLSCPDRAGIVSAVSTFLYENGQNILDAQQYNDTESGHFFMRVVFNAAAKVIPLASLRTGFGVIAAKFTMGWHMRDRETRRKVMLLVSQSDHCLADILYRWRVGDLHMIPTAIVSNHPRETFSGFDFGDIPFFHFPVNKDTRRQQEAAITALIAQTHTDLVVLARYMQILSDEMSARLAGRCINIHHSFLPGFKGAKPYHQAFDRGVKLIGATAHYVTSALDEGPIIDQDVERISHRDTPADLVRKGRDIERRVLSRALHYHLDDRVILNGRKTVVFTD; encoded by the coding sequence ATGCCCCATCATCAATACGTCCTGACCCTGTCCTGTCCGGATCGCGCCGGCATCGTCTCCGCCGTCAGCACGTTCCTGTACGAGAATGGTCAGAACATTCTCGACGCCCAGCAATACAACGATACCGAGAGCGGTCACTTCTTCATGCGGGTGGTGTTCAACGCCGCCGCAAAGGTGATTCCGCTGGCGTCGCTGCGCACCGGCTTCGGCGTCATCGCCGCCAAGTTCACGATGGGCTGGCACATGCGGGACCGCGAGACCCGGCGCAAGGTGATGCTGCTGGTGTCGCAGTCCGACCATTGCCTCGCCGATATCCTGTATCGCTGGCGGGTCGGCGACCTGCACATGATCCCGACCGCGATCGTCTCCAATCACCCGCGCGAGACCTTCAGCGGCTTCGATTTCGGCGACATCCCGTTCTTCCATTTCCCGGTGAACAAGGACACGCGGCGGCAGCAGGAGGCGGCGATCACCGCGCTGATCGCCCAGACCCACACCGATCTGGTGGTGCTGGCGCGCTATATGCAGATCCTGTCGGACGAGATGTCGGCGCGGCTGGCGGGGCGCTGCATCAATATTCACCACTCGTTCCTGCCCGGCTTCAAGGGTGCGAAACCTTACCACCAGGCGTTCGACCGCGGCGTCAAGCTGATCGGCGCTACTGCGCATTACGTCACCAGTGCGCTGGACGAAGGTCCGATCATCGATCAGGACGTCGAACGCATCAGCCATCGCGACACCCCGGCCGATCTGGTGCGCAAGGGGCGCGATATCGAGCGCCGCGTGCTGTCCCGGGCGCTGCATTATCACCTCGACGATCGGGTGATCCTCAACGGTCGCAAAACGGTGGTGTTCACCGACTGA
- a CDS encoding uroporphyrinogen-III synthase produces the protein MPGRLDGTRILILETREEAQFARLLAEQGADVLQCPMFEIRDAPDPAPVSAWIDRLIAAPFDDLVLLTGEGLRRLTRLARATGCEQAFVAAVGEARTFIRGPKPGRALREIGLEPAVTADAPTSDGIAATLRRYDLAGRRVGLQLYPERDHAALIDAITSRGATVDAVLPYTYDAGAAEQTVVNAIDEMAQGRVDALALTSSGQVRRLFDVARAHGCEQRLRDALRATPIASVGPVVTDELAAHGFAPTIMPANDAFFMKPLIVAMIGAFERRRQARCDSGGV, from the coding sequence ATGCCCGGTCGGCTCGATGGCACGCGGATTCTGATTTTGGAGACCCGCGAGGAGGCCCAGTTCGCCAGGCTGCTCGCCGAACAGGGGGCGGACGTCCTGCAATGTCCGATGTTCGAGATCCGCGACGCGCCGGATCCCGCACCTGTCTCGGCCTGGATCGACCGGCTGATCGCTGCGCCGTTCGACGATCTGGTGCTGCTGACCGGGGAAGGGCTGCGCCGGCTGACCAGGCTCGCCCGCGCCACCGGGTGCGAGCAGGCCTTCGTCGCCGCGGTCGGTGAGGCGCGCACCTTCATTCGCGGTCCCAAGCCCGGCCGCGCGCTGCGCGAGATCGGACTCGAGCCGGCCGTGACCGCCGACGCACCGACCTCGGACGGCATCGCCGCGACGCTGCGACGCTACGATCTCGCCGGTCGCCGCGTCGGCCTGCAGCTCTATCCCGAGCGCGATCACGCGGCGCTGATCGACGCCATCACGTCGCGCGGCGCGACGGTCGATGCGGTACTGCCCTACACCTACGACGCCGGCGCGGCCGAACAGACCGTGGTCAACGCGATCGACGAGATGGCGCAAGGCCGCGTCGATGCGCTGGCGCTCACCAGTTCCGGACAGGTGCGCCGGCTGTTCGACGTGGCGCGCGCCCACGGCTGCGAGCAGCGGCTGCGCGACGCTCTGCGCGCGACCCCGATCGCATCGGTGGGCCCGGTGGTCACCGACGAACTCGCCGCACACGGCTTCGCCCCGACGATCATGCCGGCGAACGATGCGTTCTTCATGAAGCCCCTGATCGTCGCGATGATCGGTGCGTTCGAACGACGACGCCAGGCGCGATGCGACTCCGGCGGCGTTTGA
- a CDS encoding branched-chain amino acid ABC transporter substrate-binding protein yields the protein MRKALLAAALVLPMFGSTAIAQETVKIGYIDPLSGGGASVGEGGLKTFQYLADELNAKGGILGKKVEIVPLDNKTNPQESLIQAQKAIDSGVRYVTQGNGSSVAGALSDFLTKYNERNPGKEVLYFNYAAVDPVLTNEKCSFWHFRWDANSDIKMEALTNYMKDTPAIKKVYLINQDYSFGQSVRTQARAMLSKKRPDVEIVGDELHPLLKISDFAPYVAKIKASGADTVVTGNWGQDIALLLKAAADAGLKVSWYTYYAGGAGGPTAIKQTGLNHQVFQVTEGFANVDHKQSQDFEKAFRAKVDLGLWYPRAVNEMRMFAAAAEKAKSLDPVKVAQALEGMKFEVFSGGEGEMRKDDHQFFQPIYISSFGDIAAGQFDEEKTGWGWKQVAKIETAQTMLPTTCKMDRP from the coding sequence ATGCGTAAAGCACTTCTAGCGGCCGCACTCGTGCTGCCGATGTTCGGTTCCACAGCGATCGCGCAGGAGACCGTCAAGATCGGCTACATCGACCCGTTGTCGGGCGGCGGCGCCAGTGTCGGCGAAGGCGGACTCAAGACCTTCCAGTATCTCGCCGACGAGCTCAACGCCAAGGGCGGCATCCTCGGCAAGAAGGTCGAGATCGTTCCGCTCGACAACAAGACCAATCCGCAAGAGAGTCTGATCCAGGCGCAGAAGGCGATCGACTCCGGCGTGCGCTACGTCACCCAGGGCAACGGCTCCTCGGTCGCCGGCGCGCTGTCGGACTTCCTCACCAAATACAACGAGCGCAACCCCGGCAAGGAAGTGCTGTACTTCAATTACGCCGCGGTCGATCCGGTGCTGACCAACGAAAAGTGCAGCTTCTGGCATTTCCGATGGGATGCGAACTCCGACATCAAGATGGAGGCGCTGACCAACTACATGAAGGATACGCCTGCGATCAAAAAGGTCTATCTGATCAACCAGGACTACTCCTTCGGCCAGTCGGTCCGCACCCAGGCCCGGGCGATGCTGTCCAAGAAGCGTCCGGACGTCGAGATCGTCGGTGACGAGCTGCATCCGCTGCTGAAGATCAGCGATTTCGCCCCCTACGTCGCTAAGATCAAGGCGTCGGGCGCCGACACCGTCGTCACCGGCAACTGGGGCCAGGACATCGCCCTGCTGCTGAAGGCCGCTGCCGACGCCGGCCTCAAGGTGAGCTGGTACACTTATTATGCCGGCGGCGCCGGCGGCCCGACCGCGATCAAGCAGACCGGGCTGAACCACCAGGTGTTCCAGGTCACCGAGGGCTTCGCCAACGTCGACCACAAGCAGTCCCAGGACTTCGAAAAGGCGTTCCGCGCCAAGGTCGATCTCGGTCTGTGGTACCCGCGCGCCGTGAACGAGATGCGGATGTTCGCGGCCGCCGCCGAGAAGGCCAAGTCGCTCGATCCGGTGAAGGTCGCCCAGGCGCTCGAAGGCATGAAGTTCGAGGTGTTCAGCGGCGGCGAAGGCGAAATGCGGAAGGACGATCACCAGTTCTTCCAGCCGATCTACATCTCCTCGTTCGGCGACATCGCTGCGGGTCAGTTCGACGAAGAGAAGACCGGCTGGGGCTGGAAGCAGGTCGCCAAGATCGAAACCGCCCAGACCATGCTGCCGACCACCTGCAAGATGGACCGGCCGTAA
- a CDS encoding branched-chain amino acid ABC transporter permease → MLELIVISTLNGVLYGMLLFLMASGLTVIFSMLGVLNFAHASFYMLGAFFGYQISRWTGFWPALIVAPLLAGAIGAAVERFGLRRVHRNGHVAELLFTFGLAFAIEEVVSIIWGKVPVDYRVPALLDFPAFTIFSTNYPAYKMFMLAVSIVIFVGLLVVLKKTRIGLIVQAALTHPHMVAHLGHNVERIFMLVFGVGTALAAVAGVIAGPSLVTQSNMAALLGPILFVVVVVGGLGSLPGAFIASLLIGLLQTFAVSVNGSLASVFGPLGPDLAQTWLSDIWNVTIAQIAPIMPYLLLVLILIFRPMGLLGTRET, encoded by the coding sequence GTGCTCGAACTGATCGTCATCTCCACCCTCAATGGTGTTCTGTACGGAATGCTGCTGTTTCTGATGGCGAGCGGTCTGACCGTCATCTTCAGCATGCTCGGCGTTCTGAATTTCGCCCATGCCAGCTTCTATATGCTCGGCGCGTTCTTCGGCTATCAGATCAGCCGCTGGACCGGATTCTGGCCGGCGTTGATCGTCGCACCGCTGCTTGCCGGCGCGATCGGCGCCGCCGTCGAACGCTTCGGCCTGCGCCGCGTCCACCGCAACGGCCACGTCGCCGAACTACTGTTCACCTTCGGCCTCGCCTTCGCGATCGAAGAGGTAGTGTCGATCATCTGGGGCAAGGTTCCGGTCGACTACCGCGTCCCGGCACTGCTCGACTTCCCGGCCTTCACGATCTTCTCGACCAACTATCCCGCCTACAAGATGTTCATGCTGGCGGTGTCGATCGTGATCTTCGTCGGCCTCCTGGTCGTGCTGAAAAAGACCCGGATCGGCCTGATCGTGCAGGCGGCGCTCACGCACCCGCATATGGTCGCGCATCTCGGCCATAACGTCGAACGCATCTTCATGCTGGTGTTCGGTGTCGGTACCGCACTCGCCGCCGTCGCCGGCGTGATCGCCGGACCGTCGCTGGTCACGCAATCCAACATGGCTGCGCTGCTCGGCCCGATCCTGTTCGTCGTCGTCGTGGTCGGCGGCCTCGGCTCGCTCCCCGGTGCGTTCATCGCCTCGCTGTTGATCGGCCTGCTGCAGACTTTCGCGGTGTCGGTGAACGGCTCGCTCGCCTCGGTGTTCGGCCCGCTCGGTCCCGACCTGGCGCAAACCTGGCTCAGCGACATTTGGAACGTCACGATCGCGCAGATCGCGCCGATCATGCCGTACCTGCTGCTGGTGCTGATCCTGATCTTCCGGCCGATGGGGCTGTTGGGAACCCGAGAAACATGA